A genomic window from Perca flavescens isolate YP-PL-M2 unplaced genomic scaffold, PFLA_1.0 EPR50_1.1_unplaced_scaf_4, whole genome shotgun sequence includes:
- the LOC114551734 gene encoding ribonuclease inhibitor-like: NLSERSCEALSSVLSSQSSSLRELDLSNNDLHDSGGKLISDGLKSPHCTLETLSLSGCLISEEGCSSLVSALSSNPSHLRELDLSYNHPGDSGVKLLSAGLKDPLWRLDTLRCEVNERKLDVLFLHMMSSFW; the protein is encoded by the exons aatctgtcagagagaagctgtgaagctctgtcctcagttctcagctcccagtcctctagtctgagagagctggacctgagtaacaacgacCTACAcgattcaggagggaagctgatctctgatggactgaagagtccacactgcacactggagactctcag tctgtcaggctgtctgatctcagaggaaggctgttcttctctggtctcagctctgagctccaacccctcccatctgagagagctggacctgagctacaatcatcctggagactcaggagtgaagctacTCTCAGCAGGACTGAAGGATCCtctctggagactggacactctcag ATGTGAAGTTAATGAAAGAAAGTTGGATGTACTTTTTCTTCACATGATGAGCAGCTTTTGGTAA